Part of the Solwaraspora sp. WMMA2065 genome is shown below.
GCCGTACCGCACATCAGCTCAGATCGTTTCATCTGGCGTGTCAGGTAGGTTACGACGGGTAGCGCAGATGGGTGGATGCATCTAAGATGAGCCATGCCCAACCAGACGATGATCAACTCTGGGAGGTCACAATGACTGCCGCCAACCTTCCCGGGCCAACTGTCACCGAACTCAATGCCTCCGAGTGGAAGCAAGCAGTCCAGGAGGCGTTGGATAAACTGCATATCACATACCAGCAACTCGTCGAGATGGCGAGGGCACGGCAGTTCGATTCACTGGAAGCACAGAAGCTGTGGATCTCCATTGGCGAATTCGACAAATAAGGCGCTCATCGAGCAGTCCCGACAGTTTGCCGAGAACCTGCGGATACTTCTCAACAACACAGAGGCTTATTCAGCAGGGCCCAGTAACCCACAGTGGACCCCCGATGAATGAGACGGCCCGCCCTCCCATAGGATGGAGTTTCCACACAACAACCAAAGAAAGCGGACCGCCGAGCATGTATCATACCACCGGCTTCACGACCGATCAGATCCGCGACCTCTGCGTGCTGGTCCGCGCCGAATGCCGGAACCTGGGCATGGAACCGTGGCCCCCGGTCCTCGGCCTCTACCGTGCCCTCGTGGTCGCGTTGACCTACATGCGTCGTAACCGTGTCCAAGCGGAGATCGCCGAGGCGCACGGCGTCTCCCAGTCGACGATCTCACGGGCGGTCACCGCCATCACCCCGGTCCTCGACCGCGTGCTGGCGGGGTTCGTGCCGACCGCCGACGAGCTCGACCCGACCGCCCAGTACATCGTCGACGGCACTCTGTTCCCCTGCTGGTCATGGCGCACGGACCGCTGTCTGTACTCCGGCAAGCACAAGACCACGGGCATGAGCGTCCAGGTCGCCTGTACCCTCGACGGCGCGCTCGCCTGGGTCTCCGATCCCGTCACCGGCAACCACCACGACTCGTACGCGATCAACGACACCGGTGTTCTCGTCAGCCTGAATCCCGGAGACTGGATCGGCGACAAGGGCTACGTCGGCAACGGCATGATCACTCCGTACAAGAAGCCCAAGGGCGGCGAGCTCACAGAGTGGCAGAAGGAATACAACAGGCAGGTCAACAAGATCCGCTGGGTCGTCGAACAGGTCATCGCAAACCTGAAGACCTGGAGAATCCTGCACACCGACTACCGCAGACCGCTCGCGACCTTCACGGAAACGATCTCCTGTGTCATCGGGCTGCACTTCTACAGGATTGCCTGTGAATAGACCTCACAGTCTGCGACTCAGCGACGATCGCAGCCAGGATCGCACCCGATCAACACCATGCGATCGTCGGCACCCAACTAACCGGCATCACCGCCCAACCGGTCAGGATGAGGTCGGCCGCAGCGTCCCCCATCTGGCTCGACGTTATGTGCCGACTCAATCTCGACGAGGACGAGGGCACGTTTCTGACCGTCCAGGCCTCGGTATGCAGCCTGCTGGTAGGCGACGAGAAAATCGAGTTGTTACACTACGACTACGAACGAAACAAGGCCCGTTACACGGAAGCACATATCCAGGTCAACGCACGCCACGAGGCATTCGAACGCTACCTTGCCGAGACCCGAAAAAAGGGGATAAACGGGCTGAACAAAATCCACCTCCCAGTTGGTGGACGCCGGTTCCGCCCCGCCCTGGAAGACCTTCTTGAGTGTCTTATCGTCGAAGATCTCGTGGCACCGAAGAATGACTGGGAGACTACCCTCAACCAGAGCCGGGACCGGTACCGTCGCAAACAAGCAGCCGCCGTGGTCCGGCGCGATCCCACATGCGCTGTTGAGGAACTCGAACGACTTGGCTACCAGGTCAGCCCACCGGGCGACGCCAACCGTCGGACGCTGCTGGACCGGCTGGTGCGGCCACGACAGCGCGGCGATGTTCCCGATGGAGAGCGTCAGAAGCCCCGAAATTCCCGCCGCAGACGCTGAATGCGTTCCGGTAGCGTCCAGGAAGGTACGCCACACAATCGCCTGGCGGTGGTGTTCATCAGTCGTGACGCAATGTGGCGACCCACCGCAGTCACCACCGCGATGCCACCCATCTCCGGGCCGGCGAGTTCCTCGATCTCCGGCGGCACCAGCGCGGCCTTACCGACGGTAAGTGTGTAGACAATCGGGCACACTCGGGAAGTGCTGGTTGAGACGTTGTCGGTTCGCGAAACCCGTGAGCAACTACCCGGCGAGACGGCTGCCGAGCGTACCCGGTCGTTTATGCAGGCAGCAGCCTCGGTAAGGGCTGAAGGGTTGACGGCGAGCGCCCACGTCGAGACTGTCATGGAGCGGTGGACTGGCGGCGAGATCAGCACTGAGCAGATGCGTAATCTCGTCCGGCGGCTCTATGGCGCGGCGTGACCGTCGATTCATACCTCGGCGTACCGGACCTCGCCGGCGACCACGGTGGCCAGGACCGTGCCGGCGAGCAGCGCGTCAGGGTCCGGGGTGAGTGGGTCGACGTCGAGCAGGGTCAGGTCCGCCGGCTCGCCGACCCGCAGCACCCCGGCGCCCCAGCCGGCCCGCCGGTTGCCGGCCACCTCGGCAGCGCCGGTGGTGAACAGCGCCAGCGCCTCAGGCGCGGTGATCGCCTGGTCCGGCCCGAGCGGCTCGTCGCGGCCCCGGACCCGACGGGTACGGGCCTGCCAGATGCCGTGCAGCACCGACATCGGCGGCCCCGGCCCGTCCGAGCCGCCACCGACCGTCACCCCGGCGTCCAACCAGGACCGAAGCGGGTTCGCGGCGGCCGCGGCCGGCTCGCCGAGTCGGTCGATCAGGTTGAGCCCGAACGCCCACTGCAGCGCCGGATGCGCCGACACCGGCACGCCGAGCCGCCGGGCGGTGGCCATCGCCGCCGGCCCAGGGCCGAGGTAGGCGTGGATCAGGTGGAAGCCCAGTCCGGCGATCGGCTTGCCGGCCGCGACCTCGGCGAAGACCGACAGGGTGAGGTCGATCGCGGCGTCGCCGACGGCATGCACGCCGACGCCCCGCCCGTGCGCCGCCGCTGCCGCGCAGTGCGCCCGCACCGTGTCGGTACGCAGGCTCTGGTTGCCGTGGTAGCCGTCGGTGCCCGGCCAGGGTGACGACAGCAGCGCGGTGCCGAGCGAGCCGCCGCCGTCGAGGAACAGCTTCGTCGGCCCGGCGCGCAGCAGACCCGGCGCGGCCCGGTCAAGATCACAACCATCGAGGGTACGGCGAAGCTGCGCGTCGTCGACGTCGTCGCCGCCCAACGGCATCGCCACGGTACGCAGCCGCAGCGCACCGGCCCGGCCGGCCGCCGCGTACGCGGCCAGTTCGGCGGCCGGCACCGCCGGGTCGACGGCGGTGGTGATCCCGTGGGCGAGCAGTTCCGCCTGCCCGGCGGTGATCCAGTCGATCCTCGTCTGCTGGTCCGGCTCCGGGACCACCGCACGGACCAGGGCGACCGCCGGATGTTCGACGAGCAGCCCGGTCGGGGTGCCGTCGGGGTACCGGTCGATCCGCCCACCGGGCGGGTCCGGGGTGCCGGCGGAGATCCCGGCCAGCCGCAGCGCGGTCAGATTGGCGATGCCGTCGTGGCCCTTACGGTCCAGCAGCACCGGCCGGCCAGGAGCGGCGGCCTCCAGCTCGGCGGCGCTGGGTAGCCGGCGTTCGGCCAGGTCACCGGGGTCGAAGCCGGCGTCGGCCTCGATCCACCGGCGGGTGGGATGCCGGCGGGCGTGCCCGCTGATCCGGTCGCAGATGTCGCGGACGCTGACCGCATCGTCCAGCCCGACCCGGGCGGCGGCCCGGCCGGCCCAGATCAGATGGACATGGCTGTCGACGAAGCCGGGTAGCACCACCGCGCCGGGCGGGGCGAGCTCCGGCGTACCGGTGGGGACGGCGGCGCGGGCGGCGCGCAGGTCGCCGACGGCGGCTATCCGCCCGGCGCGCACGGCGACCGCTTCGGCCCGCGGGCCGGCCGGGTCCATCGTCCGCACGTCGCCGACAACGAGCAGATCACCGCCGGTCACCGGGTCACCTGCCGGAAGGCGAGGGCCTCGTGCACGGTACGGGCGGCCCGCGCCCCGGCGTGCACCGCGTCGTGCAGCCGTCCCGGGCGCAGCGCGTCGCCGCAGCGCAGCACCGGCCGGCCGGCGGCCACCTCGGCGCCGGCCTCGTACAGGTCCTGGTGGGGTTCGCGACCGACCGCAGCGACGATCAGCCTGGCCCGCAACACCGTCCCGTCCACCTGCACCTCCTGGTCGTTGGTAACCCTGGCCCGGTGGCCGAGCACGGTCCGCACCCCGACCGACGCGAGCAGGTCGACCCAGGTCGGTGGGTCGTCGGGGGGTTCATCGTCGAGCACCCGGGTGGTGTCGCCGAGCAGCGTGACATCCGCACCGCGCCGGGCCAGCGCGGCGGCCGTGCTGGTGCCGGTCCGGCCGGCGCCGATCACCAGCACCGGACCGTCGGCGGGCAGCGGCACCAGCCCGCGCAGCACGTCGAGCGCAGGCACCGCGCCGGGCAGCGACCGCGCCACGCCGCCGGTGGCGACCAGCAGCCCGGCCCACTCTGCGCCGAGGTCCGTCGGGTGCAGCGCAGTGTCGACCACCTCGACGGGGCTGGCCGCGAGCCGGTCGGTCAACCAGCGCAGGTACGGGGCGAAGCTGTCGTGCACCCCGCTGTCCACCGCGTCCCGCAGGGCACCGCCGGGCCGGCCGCCGGTGTAGAGCCGGACCCGGTGTCCATGCTCGGCGAGCCGGTGTGCGGCTTCCAGACCGGCCGGACCGGCCCCGGCGACGAGCACCGGGGCGTCCGACGGCACCAGGTGAGGCGACCGGTTGGCCGGTCGCACCGGGCCGGACGACGCTGAGGCCGGCGGCAGGCTCAGCGATGGGTTGACGGTGCAGGCGACCGGCCGGCCGATCAGGGCGGCGCGGGCGTGGCAGCCGTCGTTGCCGCGTACGCAGGGTCGGATCCGCCTGGCGGCGCCGGCGAGCGCCTTCTCCGCCCAGTCCGGGTCGGCGAGGAAGGCCCGGCCGAGCGCGACCAGGTCGGCGGTGCCGTCGCGCAGCAGCCCGGCCGCCTGTGCCGGTTCGGTGATCCCGCCGCAGGCGATGGTAGGCAGACCGGCGGCCCGCAGGGTCCGGGCCGATCGCCAGACGGCCCCGGGTGGCACGGCGGCCGGCGGCACCTGGCGTACCCGCGTGGCGTGGTTGCCGGACGACACGTGTACCGCGTCGACCTGGCCGGTGGCGGCCAGGGCCGCGACCAGCTCGGTGGTCTCGGCCAGCTCCTGCCCACCAGTTTCGTGGTCGCGGTCGGACAGCCGTACGGTGAGCGCCACCTCGGCCGGCAGCGCGGCCCGGCAGCGGGCGACGACCTCCAGCAGGACACGACGTCGCCGGGCCGGATCGCCGCCGTAGTCGTCGTCGCGCCGGTTGGTGTGTGGGGAGAGGAACCCGGCGAGCAGGTAGCCGTTGGACGCCTGGATCTCTACCACCTGGAAGCCGGCCTGGGCCGCGCGGCCTGCCGCCCGGCCGAAGCCGTCGACGACCGCGGCGATCTCGTCGACGGTGATGGCGCGGGGCCGCAGCCCGAGTCGGCGTTCGATGGCGGGCCAGGGCACCGCCGACGCGGCGAGCGCCTCCCCCGGCAGGGTGCGTTGTCGTCCGGCGTGGGCGATCTGCAGCCCGGCGACGCGACCGTCGGCCCGGATCCGCTCGGCGACCGGGGCCAACGCGGCGGCGTGGTCGTCGCTGGCGATGCTGAGATGGCCGGGGAAGCCGAGGGCGGCGCCGTCATCGATCGCGGTGAACTCGACGATGGTCAACGCGCTCCCCCGGCCGACCCGCGCATAGTGGTCCCGGTGCCACGGCCGGGCGTACCCGCCCGTGTCGGCCGCACCGGTCGAGGTGGGTGCCTTGACGATCCGGGACCGCAGCGTGACCGGCCCGAGCCGGTACGGGTCGGCGAGCAGCGTGGCCGCTTCGGCGGAGTCCATCAACGGCCCCGCAGCACCCGGGCGGCGCCGTCGGCGCGGGGGTCGCTGGCCGCGTCGAGGCCGGCCGGGGTGAGCCGGGACAGTTGGACGTGCCCGGCGTCGTCGTGACGCCGCGGCAGCTGCACCACCCGCAGGCCGAGGTCGGTGGCGGCGGCCCGCAGCGCGTCGGTGGCCGGGGTGTCGGGTTCGAGCAGCAGGCTGGGCCGGTCCTGGCCGACGTCGCGGGCGCCGATCACCCAGCGGGGGCGGGCCAGCAGGTTGGCCGGGTCGGCGGTGGTCAGCGCGTCGGCGGCGACCTGGGCCAGGATCCACGGCTGGGCCCGGCCGCCCTGGCAGCCGAGCGCGACGACCCGGTCCGGGCCGGTGGCTATCGCCGGGCAGAGGGTGTGCGGTGGGCGGGCACCGGGGCGCAGCCGGCCGGGGTGGGTCGGGTCGAGGCTGAACACCGATCCCCGGTTGTGCAGCACCAGGCCGGTGCCGGGTTCGCAGATGCCGGCACCGAAGGTCTGGAAGACGCTCTGGATCAGGGTGACGGCGGTGCCGTCGTTGCCGACGGCGGTGACCGCGACGGTGTCGCCGGCCGGTTTCGGGCCGGCCGGCGGCGCCGGCCCGGTCGGTGGGTCGGTGCGAAGCAGCAGCCCGTCGAGGTCGACCGGGCCGACCCGGGGGTCACCGAGGAGGGTGTCGCGGCGCTGTTCGGCGGTCCGGGCGGTGGCCAACGCGGCGTTGGCGTTGGCGTTGGCGTTGGCGGCGAGCATGGCCAGCAGGGTGGCGCCCTGGCTGGGTGGCGGCGCGACGGACCAGGTCACCTGGGAGCCGGCGGCGGCGTACCGCAGTGGATCGGTCAGCTCGGCGGCGTGCCCGGCGAGGTCGGCGGTGGTCAGCGGGCTGCCCAGCGCGGCCAGTCCGGCGGCCAGCGCCTCGGCGAGTTCGCCCTGGTAGTAGTCGCGCCAGTCGGCGCCGATGGTGCCGAGGGTGCGGGCCAGCGCCGGCTGGCGCAGCACCGCTCCGGGCGGCAGCGGCGTACCGTCGCCGTCGAGCAGCAACGCGGCCAGGCCGGGATCGGCGCGTACCACGTCGAGCCGGCGCAGGATCGCCGCAGCCAGGCCGGGGCTGACCGGTACGCCGCCGGCGGCCAACTCGACGGCGGGTGCCAGCACCCGGGCCAGCGGCAGCCGGCCGCCGAGTCCGGCGAGCGCGGCCCAGCCGGCGACGACACCGGGCACGGTGACGGTCAGCGGTCCGCCGGGCGGCATCCGGTCGGCGGCTGCGCGCAGCGCAGCGACGTCCACGCCGCCGGCGGCGGCGCCGACCGACAACACCGCGCGTACCTCGTCGTCGGGGGTGCGGACCAGAGCGATCAGATCACCGCCGGCCGAGCACTGGTGCGGGTAGGCGACGGTGAGCGCGGCGGCGGCGGCGAGGGCGGCGTCAACGACGCCACCGCCGGCCGCTACCACGTCGGCGGCGGCGTCCAACGCGGCCGGATGTGGTGCGGCGAGCGCGATCTCGATCGACATGCGGATCAGTCTCGCCGGGTCAGTCGCGCTGGACCAGGATGGTACGGGCGAACGCCCCGTCTGCGCCGACCAGTTTCGTCGGCAGGCAGACCAGTTCGTACTCTCCCGGCGGCACGGCGTCCAGGTCGGCGTTCTCCAGGATGATCACGCCGGAGCCGAGCAGGGCGTGGTGGGCGTCCCAGGTGTCGGTGCGCCGGTGGCTCTCGATGGTCAGGTAGTCGATGCCGATCAGCGCGACCCGCTGGTCGATCAGCCAGCGGGCGGCCTCCGGGGAGAGTCCGACCCAGGATTCGGCGCGTTCGGTCTCACGCAGCGGGCCGGCCGAGTTGCTGGTCTTCAGCAGCACCCGGGTGGCACCGGCGACGCCGGCAGCGACCAGGTCAGCGACGGTCACGTCCCCGTCGACGGCGGTCAGGTCGGCGACCACGGCCGGGCCGACCAAGGTCTCCAGGGCGACCTCGTCGATCGGGGTGGCACCGTCGACAAAGTGCGCCGGTGCGTCGACATGGGTGCCAGTGTGTGCGCCGAGCCGCCACCGGGTGACGTTGGAGGCGTCGCCGTTGGCCAGCGACTCGACGATCTCCACCTCAGGTTTGCGGCCCCAGTGCAGCATCTTCGGATGGATCGGCAGGGTGATGTCGTAGATCTTCACGCGGGTCCTCCGGGCGGGGCGTGGCGGGACGGTCAGGGCCGGTGAGTGGGGTCAGGCCAGGGTTCGCGCACGGCGGCGGCGACGGCCCGGGAGGTGGTGGCCACACAGCGGTCGTACTCGGCCCGGCCGTGCTCGGCGGTGGCGTCGGCGACGTCGCGACCCCACACGCCGGTGTCGCTGACCTGGTCCATTCGGTAGTCCCAGAACGAGTCGACGTCGCGGTGCGAGGTGGCCTTGTCCATCCGGACCAGGTCCGGATACAGGTGCAGCATCACCGAGGTCTCGAAGTAGTTGGCGTGCATCAGCCCGCGCCCGTGGTAGACGTGGCCATCGACCTCCGGTCCGGGGTACATGGTCACGTAGGCCAACGCCCGTACCCGTGAGTCGCGGTGGCGGACCCGTAGCTTCTCGGCGGAGACGTCGAGCGAGCCGTTGTTCCAGATATGCCCGTTGAGGAGGATGAATTGCCGTACGCCGCTGGCGTGCAGCGAGTCGATGACGTCCTCGACGACGGCGATCAGGGTCTCCGGGCGCAGCGCGATGGTGCCGGCAAAGTCGCCGTGTGAGGCGGAGACGCCGAACCCGATGGGGGGCACCACCGGCACGCCGGTGAGCGCGGAGACGTCGCGGGCGACCGCGTCGCAGATCAGCGTGTCGACAGCGAGCGGCAGGTGCGGGCCGTGCTGTTCGGTGGCACCGACCGGGATGATCACCGAGTCGACAGCGGTTGCCGTCTGGCCGGCCTCCGGCCAGGTCAGGTCGGCCCAGGCGACCGGGGTGCCGGGGCCGCCGAGCTCGGCGGCGAGCGCCGCCCGGTCAAGGTCGGTGCGGGACGGTTCAGACACGGTGTTCCTCTCTCGGTACGTGGACGGAGTCGGGCACGGCGCGGTACGTGTACGGGGCCGGGTCACCAGGCCCGGCGGGTCTTCTCCGGTAGCAGGTCGATGGCCTCCGTCGCGGTGACGGCGCCGTCGACGGTGGTGATCCAGACCCGGGCCTGCGGGCTGTAGTCGCTGATCAGCTCGCGGCACACCCCGCACGGGGCGATGACCCGGAACCGGCCGGCCGGCTTGATCTGCACCGAGACAACGCTGTCGACGGTGAGCGGCGTCCCGGCGGGCAACGCGGCGCGGGCCACGCCGAGGGCGACACCTTCGGCACAGATCGAGCTGCGCCGGCAGGACCCTTCCAGGTGCACGCCGGTGTGGATGGTGCCGTCCGGGGTGCGCAGCGCGGTGGCGACCTCGTGCCGGCCGGTGACCCAGACCTTCGCCAGCAGCCGCTGGGCGACGTCGAGCAGCTCGACCTCGCCCGGGGTCATCCCGTCCGGTGCCGGCACCGGCGCGACATCCTCGGCGGTCATGCGGCGATCCCGAGCAGCCTGGCCATGTTGCCGCCCTCGACGAGCGCCCGGTCCGCGGCCTCCGGGATCGCCTTGGCAATCTTCATCCGTTCCAGGTCGAAGTCGGAGCCGGGCCACTCGCTGCCCAGCAGGATCTGCCCCGGACCGAGCCGGGCGTACGCCCGCTTGACGTCACTGATCAGGGTGGCTGAGGTCTCCAGGTAGATGTGCGGGTTCCGTTCGGCGACGATGATCGCCTCGGGAACGTTCCAGACCGCTCCCATGTGGGCGATGATCGTCGGCACCTGCGGGTGGCCCTTGGCGATCTCCTCGATCGCCAGCGGCGCGCAGAACGCGTCGTCGAGGGCGTTGATCAGCACCATCAGGCCGTGTTCGGCGCAGGCGGCGAAGACCGGGTCGAGCAGTCCGTGGTCGGCGACGTGGTAGCCGTGCAGGCTGGGGTGCAGTTTGAGCCCTTTGAGGCCGGCGTCGGCGATCCGGGCGATCTCGTCGAGCGCGTCGTCGTCGGCCGGGCGGACCTGCCCGAAGCCGAACAGCCGGTCCGGGTGGGCCTTGGCCAGGCCGATGATGAAGTCGTTCTCGATCCGCTGGGCCAGGGAGCAGACCATAGCCATGTCGACCCCGGCGGCGTCCATCCGGTCCAGGATCCGCCGCGGGTCGAACGGCGTGTACGGCGGCGGCGCCTGCCCCGGCCGGGCGCCGGTGAGGTAGTCGGATCGGCCCCGCACGTCCTGGGTGGTGTTGTACGCGTCGATGATCACTGTGCTGTGCCTCCGGTGGTGACGGTCGACGGTGCCGGGATGTCCTGCGGCACCAGGGGAAGATGGCAGCGGACCGTGCGGCCCGGTTGGATCGATCGCAGTGCCGGCGCCTCGGTGCGGCAGCGTTCGACGGCGTACCGGCACCGGGTGTGGAACAGGCATCCGGCCGGTGGGTGGGCGGGGTCGGGCAACTCGCCGGCGAGCACGATCCGTTCCCGGTCGGACTCCCGGTCCAGGGTGGGTACGGCGGAGAGCAGTGCCTCGCTGTAGGGGTGTGCCGGCACGTCGAAGAAGGTGTCCCGGTCGGCGACCTCGATGATCTGGCCGAGGTACATGACGGCGATCCGGTCGGCGATGTGCCGCACCACGCCCAGGTCGTGCGAGATGAACAACATGGTCAGGCCGCGCTCCCGGGTCAGGTCGGCGAGCAGGTTCACCACCTGGGCCTGGATGGAGACGTCGAGGGCGGAGACCGGCTCGTCGGCGACGATGAACCGGGGTGACGGGGCGAGCGCCCGGGCGATGCCGATGCGTTGCCGCTGGCCGCCGGAGAACTCGTGCGGCCGGCGTCGGCCGGCGTCGCGGCCGAGCCCGACGAGGTCGAGCAGTTCGTCGACGGCCCGGCCGGCGTCGGCCCGGCTGACCCCCCGACCGCGCAGCAGCGGCTCGGCGACGCTGTCGGCGATCCGCCGCCGCGGGTTGAGTGAGCTGAACGGGTCCTGGAAGACCATCTGCAGGTCGGCGCGGATCTGTCGGAAGACGGTGCCGCGCAGTCCGGTGATCTCCCGGCCGAGCAGTCGGATGCTGCCGGCGGTGGGTTCGGTGATCCGCAGGATGGCCCGACCGAGGGTGGACTTGCCGCAGCCGGACTCGCCGACCAGCCCGAGGGTCTCGCCCTCGCGGATCTCCAGGTCGACGTCGCGCACGGCGCGGACCGGATCACCGCCGCGCCCCGGGTACTCCACCCGCAGTCCGGTCAGCTCGATCAGTGGCACGCTGGTCACGGTCGACCTCCGACCGCTGCCGGAGTGCGGGCGGCGTGCCGGGCCGACGCGTCGAGCAGGCAGGCGTCAACGTGGCCGGGTTCGCCGTGCCGGTGGGTCAACTCGGGCGGCGCGCTGTCGCAGTCGCTGTGGGCGAACGCGCAGCGTGGGGCGAAGCCGCAGCCGGGTGGTCGGTCGACGCCGGTGAGCGGACTGCCGGGGATCGCCGGCAGCCGGTCGGCGACCGGCCCGTCGACCCGGGGCACCGAGTCGAGCAGCCCCATCGTGTACGGGTGCTGCGGTGAGTACAGCACCTGGTCGCGGGTGCCCTGCTCGACGATGCGGCCGCCGTACATGACGGCGACCCGGTCGGCGACCTCGGCGACCACGCCGAGGTCGTGGGTGATCAGGACGATGGAGGTGCCGTGTTCGGCCTGCAGCCGGTTGAGGGTGGCCAGCACCTGGGCCTGGATGGTGACGTCCAGGGCGGTGGTGGGCTCGTCGGCGATCAGCACGGTCGGGTCGTTCGCCAGCCCGATCGCGATCATGACGCGTTGCCGCATGCCGCCGGAGAGCTGGTGCGGGTAGGCGCGGGCGTTGCGCGCCGGGTTGGCGATCCCGACGTCGGCGAGTAGCTCCTCGGCCCGCTGCCAGGCCCGCGCCCGGCTGATCCGTTGATGGGTACGGATCATCTCGGCAACCTGCGCCCCGGCCCGTTGCAACGGGTTGAGTGCGGCGAGGGCGTCCTGGAACACCACCGAGATGTCCCTGCCCCGGACCCGGCGCAGGTCGGCCTCGCTGGCGGTGGCCAGGTTCCGGCCGGCGAAGTCCACCCGGCCGCTGATGTGCGTGCCGGGTGCCCGGTTGAGTCCGACCAGGCTCATCGCCAGGGCGGACTTGCCGGAGCCGGACTCGCCGACCAGGGCGAGGATCTCACCGGGGTGCAGGTCGAGGTCGACGCCGGCGACGGCGGGCAGCCGACCGGCGGGCACGTCGAACTCGACCCGCAGCCCGCGTACGGACAGCACCGGCGCCGGCGGGCCGGCGGGGGCCGGGCCGGTCGGGGCGGAGGTCACCGGGGCGCTCCGGTGACGCTGGCGACGGCCTGCTCGACCAGGTCGGCGACGTCGCGGGGCCGGACCCGGGGGGTGAAGTGACTGCCGCCGACCTCGGAAATGGTGGCACCGGCACGGGCGGCCATGTCCCGTTGGGTGTCCGGCCGCAGTGTCCTGTCCTCGGCCGCGACCAGATACCAGGACGGCTTGTCGCGCCAGGCGGGCACCCCGGTGGGCTGCGCGAAGATGGCGTCGGCGCTGGGGCGCGAGTCGGCGTCGAAGTTGTCCCGTTCGGCTTCCGGCACGTCCCAGCCGATCTCCGCCCAGTACTCGGGGCTGTGTTCCGAGGCCCATTCGCCGTTGGGGCCACGCCGCATGTGCCGGCTGACCTCGGCCGGCGGGTAGCGGCCGATGATGTCCTGCACCGACTCGTCCTCGTCGGGGGCGAACGCGCAGACGTAGACGAGCCCGACGACCCGGATGTCGCGCCCGACGTTGGTGATCACGACGCCGCCGTAGGAGTGCCCGACCAGCAGCACCGGCCCGGCGCAGTCAGCCAGCACGGCGGTGGTGTTGGCGACGTCCTCGACGAGCGAGTTCATCGGATTGGTGACC
Proteins encoded:
- a CDS encoding amidohydrolase family protein — encoded protein: MIIDAYNTTQDVRGRSDYLTGARPGQAPPPYTPFDPRRILDRMDAAGVDMAMVCSLAQRIENDFIIGLAKAHPDRLFGFGQVRPADDDALDEIARIADAGLKGLKLHPSLHGYHVADHGLLDPVFAACAEHGLMVLINALDDAFCAPLAIEEIAKGHPQVPTIIAHMGAVWNVPEAIIVAERNPHIYLETSATLISDVKRAYARLGPGQILLGSEWPGSDFDLERMKIAKAIPEAADRALVEGGNMARLLGIAA
- a CDS encoding ABC transporter ATP-binding protein; translation: MTSVPLIELTGLRVEYPGRGGDPVRAVRDVDLEIREGETLGLVGESGCGKSTLGRAILRITEPTAGSIRLLGREITGLRGTVFRQIRADLQMVFQDPFSSLNPRRRIADSVAEPLLRGRGVSRADAGRAVDELLDLVGLGRDAGRRRPHEFSGGQRQRIGIARALAPSPRFIVADEPVSALDVSIQAQVVNLLADLTRERGLTMLFISHDLGVVRHIADRIAVMYLGQIIEVADRDTFFDVPAHPYSEALLSAVPTLDRESDRERIVLAGELPDPAHPPAGCLFHTRCRYAVERCRTEAPALRSIQPGRTVRCHLPLVPQDIPAPSTVTTGGTAQ
- a CDS encoding ABC transporter ATP-binding protein, which gives rise to MTSAPTGPAPAGPPAPVLSVRGLRVEFDVPAGRLPAVAGVDLDLHPGEILALVGESGSGKSALAMSLVGLNRAPGTHISGRVDFAGRNLATASEADLRRVRGRDISVVFQDALAALNPLQRAGAQVAEMIRTHQRISRARAWQRAEELLADVGIANPARNARAYPHQLSGGMRQRVMIAIGLANDPTVLIADEPTTALDVTIQAQVLATLNRLQAEHGTSIVLITHDLGVVAEVADRVAVMYGGRIVEQGTRDQVLYSPQHPYTMGLLDSVPRVDGPVADRLPAIPGSPLTGVDRPPGCGFAPRCAFAHSDCDSAPPELTHRHGEPGHVDACLLDASARHAARTPAAVGGRP
- a CDS encoding alpha/beta hydrolase, with the translated sequence MDIVLVHGAGGTPSTWARVAPLLRAAGHRVHLVTNPMNSLVEDVANTTAVLADCAGPVLLVGHSYGGVVITNVGRDIRVVGLVYVCAFAPDEDESVQDIIGRYPPAEVSRHMRRGPNGEWASEHSPEYWAEIGWDVPEAERDNFDADSRPSADAIFAQPTGVPAWRDKPSWYLVAAEDRTLRPDTQRDMAARAGATISEVGGSHFTPRVRPRDVADLVEQAVASVTGAPR